A genomic window from Cucumis melo cultivar AY chromosome 8, USDA_Cmelo_AY_1.0, whole genome shotgun sequence includes:
- the LOC127150665 gene encoding uncharacterized protein LOC127150665, producing the protein MVNTHKGPYVPEQSEDAPNVITSSPSPGEAISRLQESLRSEAVLEVRKSAAPVSPAVHAHRASEATVLDMDSDDQDNVLLICLLKKPSEPVTAERLPSDPPSAIHFQESSSIEGVFIPTSGDPRHSPAIPLRHSPSVYPSRSKLPTSQPDAVPTEIPLEDIPPPTDDPIVPSSERRPESPKGHKPPKRKTQQARRNVTTKIGRKKIPANVPSVPIDGILFHHEESLIREFIINLSDEFNDPSSADYQTVHIRGLKFVISPAVINGFLGNTVDMDCSPLCPTTEVLATVLFGGTLSTWPVNGIPAAALSIKYAILHKIGIANWFPSSHA; encoded by the exons ATGGTGAATACTCACAAGGGGCCTTATGTGCCAGAACAGTCTGAAGATGCACCTAATGTCATCACTTCTTCACCTTCTCCA GGAGAAGCCATCAGTAGGTTGCAGGAGTCATTACGCTCTGAGGCGGTGCTTGAAGTCAGGAAGTCTGCTGCTCCTGTTTCTCCTGCTGTGCATGCACATCGAGCTTCTGAGGCCACTGTATTGGATATGGATTCAGATGATCAGGATAATGTTCTGTTAATCTGTTTGTTGAAGAAACCCTCAGAGCCAGTTACAGCCGAGAGGCTCCCTTCTGATCCTCCGAGTGCCATTCACTTTCAAGAGAGCTCATCAATCGAAGGGGTATTCATTCCAACTTCAGGAGACCCTCGACACTCACCAGCTATACCTTTACGTCATTCTCCCTCTGTTTATCCTTCTCGATCGAAACTACCTACTTCGCAACCGGATGCGGTGCCT ACTGAGATACCTCTTGAAGACATTCCTCCTCCTACTGATGATCCCATTGTACCATCTTCTGAAAGAAGGCCAGAATCTCCTAAAGGTCATAAACCCCCGAAAAGAAAAACTCAACAGGCTAGGAGAAATGTTACCACAAAAATAGGCAGAAAGAAAATTCCTGCGAATGTTCCATCCGTTCCAATTGATGGAATTTTGTTTCACCACGAGGAAAGT CTAATTAGAGAATTTATCATCAATCTGTCTGATGAGTTTAATGATCCAAGTAGTGCTGACTATCAGACGGTGCACATTAGAGGGTTAAAATTTGTGATTTCACCTGCTGTGATAAATGGTTTTCTTGGAAATACTGTTGATATGGACTGCTCTCCATTATGTCCTACTACTGAAGTTCTAGCTACTGTCTTATTTGGAGGGACCTTGTCCACATGGCCTGTGAATGGAATCCCTGCAGCTGCTCTCAGCATCAAGTATGCCATTCTGCACAAGATTGGCATTGCCAATTGGTTTCCTTCCTCACATGCCTAA